A single genomic interval of Stieleria maiorica harbors:
- a CDS encoding hydantoinase/oxoprolinase family protein → MLTPSPESQSVTLGVDIGGANLKYADTAGRASSVEFPLWMRPDDLAGQLQSDFARYPDVAQLVVTMTGELADCFLDRGAGVQHIVDQVCRAAKRCEWPAPSFYAVDGRFHSADWAIQNVDLVAASNWHALANLVAKRFAPQLASGGLLVDIGSTTTDLIPLRAGSIATNSRTDFDRLAEGSLVYLGGGRTPVCSLVDHLDLDGRAVPVMREVFATMDDVRLLLGFQPGDASDCRTADGKPRDSFHAANRIARMIGLDHRTFATETAMELAVQVHQRGRDLVRAAIEALGSEGPLIVSGHCGDLLPDNALGREIISLPETLGDQVSRCAPAYAMAKLFAQDRRQARRVSRRR, encoded by the coding sequence ATGTTAACCCCATCCCCCGAATCGCAGTCTGTCACACTAGGGGTCGATATCGGCGGGGCCAACCTGAAGTACGCCGACACCGCGGGCCGTGCTTCGTCGGTCGAATTCCCTCTCTGGATGCGGCCCGATGATTTGGCCGGCCAGCTGCAGTCGGATTTCGCCCGCTATCCCGATGTCGCGCAGCTGGTGGTGACGATGACGGGCGAGCTGGCGGATTGTTTTCTCGATCGCGGCGCCGGTGTGCAGCACATCGTCGATCAAGTCTGCCGGGCGGCGAAACGATGCGAATGGCCGGCACCGAGTTTCTATGCCGTCGACGGGCGATTTCACTCTGCCGATTGGGCGATCCAAAACGTTGATCTGGTCGCCGCGTCGAATTGGCACGCGCTGGCAAACTTGGTCGCTAAGCGTTTTGCCCCACAGTTGGCGTCCGGCGGATTGTTGGTCGACATCGGTTCGACGACCACGGATCTGATCCCGCTGCGTGCCGGATCGATCGCCACCAACAGTCGGACCGACTTCGATCGATTGGCCGAAGGATCACTCGTCTACCTCGGCGGCGGACGCACGCCGGTTTGCTCGCTGGTCGATCATCTGGATCTTGATGGGCGTGCGGTTCCGGTGATGCGCGAAGTGTTTGCGACAATGGACGACGTGCGATTGCTGTTGGGGTTTCAGCCCGGTGACGCATCGGATTGCCGCACTGCCGATGGCAAGCCCCGCGACAGCTTTCATGCCGCCAACCGAATCGCTCGGATGATCGGGCTGGATCATCGAACGTTTGCGACCGAGACGGCGATGGAGTTGGCGGTCCAAGTGCATCAGCGGGGGCGTGATCTGGTGCGTGCTGCGATCGAGGCACTGGGAAGCGAGGGGCCGCTGATTGTCAGCGGGCATTGCGGCGATTTGTTGCCCGACAACGCCCTGGGCCGCGAGATCATTTCCCTGCCCGAAACGCTCGGAGACCAGGTTTCTCGCTGCGCCCCGGCTTATGCTATGGCAAAGTTATTCGCCCAGGATCGCCGCCAGGCGCGGCGCGTGAGCCGACGGCGCTAG
- a CDS encoding ATP-grasp domain-containing protein, whose protein sequence is MKVFVGEYICGGGVADQAIDQIPPSLRKEGEAMLHALVEDLSAFSETTVVLEDRFEIAINATKTVSFDVGKPLWAQWVAAAKDCDAALIIAPETDGLMAKGVAALRSSGVEVIAGSGDFLRVASDKLLTAQVLHSSGVAHPPYIAVGDERMVGVVAGCERFVVKPRDGCGTLAIQTYDDFREARKALNQGTLMQGWVPGRSISISLLSSGNYQTFLPAVSQEISDGVCEYIGGCGPLNNNAQRRATALAARAIAAMPPTARGFVGLDLILGESPSDDCVVEINPRLTTSYVGLREMIHGNLAARLFDIETGPVSCKASVNSVHWTADGKVEIDTPETV, encoded by the coding sequence TTGAAGGTTTTCGTCGGGGAATACATCTGCGGCGGCGGCGTCGCAGATCAAGCGATCGACCAGATTCCTCCTTCGCTTAGGAAGGAGGGTGAGGCGATGCTTCACGCTCTGGTGGAAGACCTGTCTGCGTTCTCCGAGACGACGGTCGTGCTGGAAGACCGATTCGAAATCGCGATCAACGCCACAAAGACGGTCTCGTTCGATGTCGGCAAGCCGCTGTGGGCACAATGGGTCGCTGCGGCCAAAGACTGTGACGCGGCGCTGATCATCGCGCCGGAGACGGACGGTTTGATGGCCAAGGGGGTCGCAGCGCTTCGCAGCAGCGGCGTGGAGGTGATCGCGGGCAGCGGCGATTTCTTGCGGGTCGCCAGCGACAAACTTCTCACCGCACAAGTGTTGCACAGTTCCGGCGTCGCACACCCACCGTATATCGCCGTCGGAGACGAACGGATGGTCGGCGTGGTCGCCGGCTGCGAACGATTCGTCGTCAAGCCGCGCGACGGTTGCGGTACGCTGGCGATCCAGACCTACGACGATTTCCGCGAAGCACGCAAGGCGCTCAACCAAGGCACCCTGATGCAAGGTTGGGTCCCCGGCCGCAGCATCTCGATCTCGCTCCTTTCCTCCGGTAATTACCAGACGTTCCTGCCGGCGGTGTCCCAGGAGATCAGTGACGGCGTCTGTGAATACATCGGCGGCTGCGGCCCGCTGAACAACAACGCCCAACGCCGTGCCACCGCATTGGCCGCTCGAGCCATCGCCGCGATGCCGCCCACCGCGCGCGGATTCGTCGGATTGGATCTGATTCTCGGTGAATCGCCGAGCGACGACTGCGTTGTCGAAATCAATCCCCGCCTGACAACCTCTTATGTCGGTTTGCGTGAAATGATTCACGGCAACCTGGCGGCACGCCTGTTCGATATCGAAACCGGACCGGTCAGTTGCAAGGCCAGCGTCAACTCGGTCCATTGGACCGCCGACGGGAAGGTGGAAATCGACACGCCCGAGACGGTGTAG